The genomic segment GCCCTCAAGGCCACGTTGCGCGAGTACCAGAAGCGGGGCCTGGCCTGGCTGGCCGAGATGTGCGCACTCGGCCTCGGCGGCTGTCTCGCCGACGACATGGGCCTGGGCAAGACCATCACCTTGCTCGCTCTGCACCTGCACCGCCAGAACGACCCCACCACCGCGGGCCCCACCCTTGTCGTCTGCCCGGCCTCCCTGCTCGGCAACTGGCAGCGCGAGGCCGCCAGATTCGCACCGCTCACCCCCGTACGCCGTTACCACGGCGGCGACCGACACCTGGGGGACCTGGCCGGCGACGAGATCGTCCTGGTCACCTACGGGGTGCTGCGCCGCGACCGCGAAGTGCTCGCCGAGACAGCCTGGTCGCTGGTGGCCGCCGACGAGGCCCAGCACGTCAAGAACCCCTACGCCGTCACCGCCCGCGAACTGCGTGCCCTGCCCGCCCGCGCCCGCGTCGCTCTCACCGGCACCCCCGTGGAGAACAACCTCTCCGAGCTGTGGGCCCTGCTCGACTGGACCACCCCCGGGCTCCTCGGCTCACTCACCGCCTTCCGTGACCGGCATGCCCGCGCCATCGAGGCGGGCGAGGATCCCGAGGCAGCCGAGCGCCTGTCCCGTCTCGTACGTCCCTTCCTGTTGCGCCGCAAGAAGTCCGACCCCGGCATCGCGCCCGAACTGCCGCCCAAGACCGAGACCGACCACGTCGTCCCGCTGACGGCCGAGCAGACCAGCCTGTACGAGGCACAGGTCCGCGAGACCATGGCGAAGATCGCGGAGTCGGAGGGCATCGCCCGACGCGGTCTGGTGCTCAAGCTGCTCACCGCGCTGAAGCAGATCTGCAACCACCCCGCCCAGTATTTGAAAGAGCACAGCCTGCGCCGGTCCACTCCCCTGCGGGGCCGCTCCGGCAAGCTCGACCTGCTCGACGAACTTCTCGACACCATCACCGCCGAAGGCGAATCCGTGCTGGTCTTCACGCAGTACAAACAGATGGCGGCTCTGCTGGAGAAGCATCTCGCCGAGCGAGGCGTCCCCACTCTCTTCCTGCACGGTGCCACCCCCGTCACGCGGCGCGAGGAGATGGTGGACCGCTTCCAGCGCGGTGAAGTGCCGGTGTTCCTGCTGTCGTTGAAGGCGGCGGGCACCGGACTCAATCTCACCCGCGCCACTCACGTCGTGCACTACGACCGCTGGTGGAACCCGGCCGTCGAGGACCAGGCCACCGACCGCGCCTACCGCATCGGCCAGGACAAACCCGTCCAGGTACACAAACTCCTGGCGGAGGGAACCGTGGAGGACAAGGTGGCGAAGCTGCTCGAAGCCAAGCGCGCCCTCGCCGACGCCGTCGTCGGCTCCGGCGAGGCAGCCCTGACCGAACTGTCCGACGCCGACCTCGCCGAACTCGTCGCCCTGGGAAGGCGGTCATGAGCCCCGCTGTCCCCGGCCCGCGCCGGGCGCCCACCCGCGGCAGGCGAGCCTTCGCCGCGACCTGGTGGGGCCAGGCATGGGTGGCCGCCCTGGAGGACTCCACCCTGGACGCCGGACGGCTCTCGCGCGGACGCACCTACGCCCGCAAGGGCATGGTCGGCCCGGTCACCGTCGCTCCGGGCAAGGTCAGTGCCGCTGTCCAGGGCAGCCGCCCGCGCCCGTACCGCTCCTCGGTCCACCTGCCCGTCCTCACCGACCCTCAGTGGGACACCCTGCTCGACACGATCGCGGCCCGCGCCGGACATCTCGCAGCACTTCTCGACGACGAGATGCCCGCCGAACTCGTGGACGACGCCCGGCACGCGGGCGTCCCACTGCTCCCCCTGCCCACCGAGCTCGATCCGGAGTGCTCCTGCCCCGACTGGGGATACCCCTGCAAGCACGCCGCCGCGCTCTGCTACGCCATCGCCGCCACCATCGACACCGACCCGTTCGTGCTCTTCGCGCTGCGCGGCCGCGGTCGCGAGGAGGTCTTCGCCCAGCTGCGCGCACTCCGTACGGCAGCACAGGAGACCGCCGCCCCACCGGCACCGGCCGGTATCCCGGCCGCCGCCGCGTACGCCCACTGGGCCGAAGAGCCCCCCGCACTGCCCGAACTCCCGGAACCCGCCGCCCACACCACAGCACTGCCCGTCGCCCCGCCATCCGGCACCGGCCTGGCCGCCGCGGACCTCGAACGCCTCATGGCCGACGTCACCGTGCGCGCCGCCCGGCTCCTCGCGGGCGACACCGCCGACCTGCACCTGACCCAGCACCAGGACGCCGTCCGCATCGCCGCAAACAACCCCGGACCCGAGTGGTTCCACCACCTGATCCAGAACACCGGCACCAAACCCACTGCCTTCGCACGCCTCACCCGCGCCTGGCGCCACGGCGGCCCCACGGGCATCACCGTCGCCGAACAGCCCTACGCCCCCGACCCGACGGTGATGAAGGCCGCCCGCACCGCCCTGGACGCGGCCCTCGCCGAGATGACCGACTCCCCCGCACACCTCAGAACCTGGCGCAACCGCCTCACCCTCACCCACCACGGCATCCAGCTGCGTCTGGGCCCCGACGCCCGCTGGTACCCCTACCTCCAGGACGACGACGGCGAATGGTGGCCCGCGGCACCAGCCGACACTGACCCGGTCATCGCGCTCACCGCGGCCTGGTCGCAGAACGGGGAGTAAGGAGGCGGCTCCCCGCTGACCAGGAACCACGAGCAGAAACTGGACACACTCGGTCGGGGGTTGCCTTGCGGGCCGCCGACCCGTCGGCCTGCGGGGCGTCCCGCCCATGCGCAGAGCGAGTACGTCACGTCACCCTCACGACGCGAGCCGGGTCTCGGTTCCCGTCTCGGTTCGTGCTCGGGAGCGCCCGCTGGGCACGGCGCGCGGGGCCTGGACGCCACATCAGACGTCACCCCAGGGCGCCGGCGCGGCGGTCGGCTGGGCGGTCGGCTGGGCGGTGCGCAGTCGGGGCGGGGCCGTTCAGGGGCCGGGTGGCCAGTCGGTGGCGTCTCCGGGGGATGGGGGGCGGGCCGTGCTGAGGCGGCGGTAGGCGGCGCGGGCCTGGAGGAGGCGGGCGAGGGCGGTGCCGGTGAGGGCGGCGGTGAGGAGGCAGACGAGCCAGAAGGTGTCGCGGGGGTTGGTCCAGGTGAGGACGCCTGCGGGCGGGATCGCGAAGCCGTTGAGGAAGAGCCAGCACAGGGCTGCCGTGCCCGGGGCCGCGGTGAAGCGGGCGTACCCGCCGAGGAGTGCGGAGAGCAGGGACAGCGCGGCCAGGGCCGGACCGGGGCGGTCCGTGCCGACCAGCGCGTTGTGGAGGGCCACCAACGCCATCGCGCCCCCGAAGGCCGTGGCCCACACCAACGGGGTGGCCACCGGCTGGGGGACGGGGCGGGGGCCGCTCCCCAGAGACACCCACTGGATCACGGGCACGCTCCGGGGGTCTTGGGGGCCCGCGGTCCGGGGGATGTGGGGCCTGCGCAGGTCGAGGGTCGTTCGGGGGCGGAGGAGCGTCGGAGAGGTGAGGGGCGTCGGAGAGGTGAGGGGCGTCGGAGAGGTGAGGGGTGTCCGCGAGGCGAGGATCGTCTGGGGAGCGAGAGTCCTTTGGGGACCGAGCTTCCTTCGGAGGGCGAGGACCCTTCAGGGACCGAGGATCCTTCGAGGGCCGAGCGTCGGCCGAGGACCGAGCATCGTCCGAGGACCGAGCGTCGGCCGAGGACCGAGCGTCGGCCGAGGACCGAGCATCGTCCAGGGCTCGCCGGGCCTTCCGCTCCCGGGGGAATCGGTATCCCCTCGGTGTGGGGCTTGAGGTCATCCGCGCCATGGCTTGTGAGGGCGACCGCTCCGCGGCTCGCGGAGGCACCCGCCCAACGGGCCGTCGGAGCGCCCGCGTCGCGGCGGGCCGTGGGAGCGCCCGCGCGGGAGTTCGTCGGGACGTTCGCTTCGCGGAGCGTCGGGGCGGCCGGTTCGTTGGAGGTCGGGGTGTCCGTGCCTCGGGCCGTCAGGGGGTTCGCCGGGTGGCGGGCCGTCAGGGGGTTCGCCGGGTGGGTTGTGGGGGCACCCATGGGGATCATGGTGGTGGTTCCTTTCGGTCATCCCGCGGTGCCGGGGCGGGGTGGGGCCGGTCCGGGTCGAGTTGAAGGGGGATTGTTCCACCGGGGCGCAGACCCGGCGGCCTGCGGCCGGATTTCGGGGTCTCGTTAGGGTGGCACCGACGGTTGTCCGATGACATATCCGAATCAGACAGGGGGCCAGCCGTGGGTGCTCCGCGCCTCAGCAGTACGCCGTTGCCCGGCATCGGGGTCCGCTACGACCTCACGACGAGGGAGCAGCGGCGGATTTCGGTGGTCGCCCATCGGGACGGCGCACGGACGTTGAGCGCGTACCGGCAGGACGACCCGGACGCGTGCGCGCTGTCGGTGCGGCTGACGTCGGGAGAGGCGACCGCCCTCGTCGACGCGCTGGCGCCGGACCACCACAGCCCGACCCTTTTGTCCACCACGGAGTTGGGGCTGGTCGCCGAGCGGATCGAGCTGGCGTCGACGTCGCACTGGAACGGGCGGGTACTGGGCGACACCCGGATGCGGACCGAGACGGGCGCGTCCATCGTGGCCGTCCTGCGGCGGGCCGAGGCGATTCCGTCGCCGACTCCGGACTTCCGGCTGGCCGGCGGTGACACGCTCATCGTGATCGGCACCCGGGAGGGTGTGGAGGCGGCCGCCGCGACTCTCGGGCGGGAGTGAGCGGTTCATGTACGTCTCCGCTCAGTCCGTCGGACAGTCGGCCGGGGAGTCTGTCGTGCGGTTCGCCGGGGAGTCCGTGGTGGGCTCCGCCGGGGAGTCCGTGATGCGGTCCGCCGGGGAGTTCCTCGCCGAGTCGTCCGCCACTCACTCCTCCGCCGTCTTTCTGGTCGAGTTCGGCGCGATCATCCTCGGGCTGGGGCTGCTGGGGCGGTTCGCCGGACGCTTCCGGTTGTCGCCCATACCGCTGTATCTGCTGGCCGGGCTGGCCTTCGGGGAGGGCGGGCTGCTGCCGCTGGGGACGAGTGAGGAGTTCGTGGCGATCGGCGCCGAGATCGGCGTGATCCTGCTGCTGCTCATGCTCGGGCTGGAGTACACGGCGAGTGATCTCGTCTCCAACCTCAAGACCCAGTACCCGGCCGGACTCGTCGACGCCGCCCTCAACGCCCTGCCCGGTGCCGCCATGGCGCTGCTGCTCGGCTGGGGTCCCGTCGCCGCCGTCGTGCTCGCCGGCGTCACCTGGATCTCGTCGTCCGGCGTCATCGCCAAGGTGCTCGGCGATCTCGGGCGGCTGGGCAACCGGGAGACGCCCGTCGTGCTCAGCATCCTGGTCCTCGAAGACCTCTCCATGGCCGTCTATCTGCCGATCGTCACCGCGCTGTTGGCCGGGGTCGGTCTGGCGGCGGGCAGTGCGACGCTGGCCGTCGCGCTCGGTACGGCCGGGGTCGTCCTGCTGGTGGCGGTGCGGTACGGGCGGCACATATCCCGGTTCGTCTCCAGCGACGATCCCGAGAAGCTGCTGCTCGTCGTGCTGGGGGTGACGCTCGTCGTCGCCGGGCTCGCGCAGCAGTTGCAGGTGTCGGCGGCCGTGGGTGCGTTCCTGGTGGGCATCGCGCTGTCGGGTGAGGTCGCCGAGGGCGCGCACAGTCTGCTGGCGCCGTTGCGGGACCTGTTCGCCGCCGTGTTCTTCGTCTTCTTCGGGCTGCACACCGATCCCGCCAGCATTCCGCCCGTGCTCCTGCCCGCGCTCGTCCTGGCCGTCGTCACCGCCCTGACGAAGATCGCCACCGGGTACTGGGCCGCGCGCCGGGCCGGGATCTCCGCCAAGGGGCGCTGGCGCGCGGGCGGGACGCTGGTCGCCCGCGGCGAGTTCTCCATCGTCATCGCCGGCCTCGCCGTCACCGCCGGCATCGAACCGTCCCTCGGGCCGCTGGCCACGGCGTACGTCCTCATCCTGGTGATCGCCGGGCCGCTGACCGCGCGGTGGACCGAGCCGGTGGCGATGTGGGTGACGGGCCGACGGCTACGCGGGCACGCGGCAGCCGGCCCGGGAGAGGGCGGCACGCCGCCGACGGCTTCGGCGGCTTCAGCGGGAGCGGCGGGAGCGCACGAGGCGCTGGACGGGCAGGGTGCCGCCGACCGGACCTGAGGGACACAGTCGGGCGGCGTGAGGGGCGCGGCCGACCAGGCATGAGGGCCGTGGTCGGGCAGGCATGAAGGGGCGTGGTCGGGCGGGGCAGCGCGCGCGAGCAGGGCGGTAGGTCCGGGCAGGTTCGTACGTCCGAGTCACCGCGACGGCCACGGCGGCGGAGGCGGAGGCGGGCTCGGTCGGCGTTTCCGGTGCTCACTGAGCCGTACCGGCCAACAGCCAGCGCCGTACGGGGACTTCGAGCAGGACGCGGGTCTCGCCCGGCCGGTGGGGTGCGGTGACGTCCCAGCCGTACTTCGCGGCGAAGGCCTCCGTGACGTCCGCGAGGTCCGCGAGGTCCGGCGGGAACGGGCCGCGCCGCACCACCGCCGTCCCCTCCGCCACGACCGGGGACCCGCCGTCCTCCAGAGCCAAGGACACCCGCGCGAACCTCTCGATGTTCCGGACCTTGACCGACCCCCCGTCCGCGCCGATCCACCAGCTGCCCCGCAGGAACACGAACCACACCGGCGTCACATGCGGTGCCCCGTCCGGCCGCACGGTGCAGAGCCAGACGTTCTTCTCCGCGGTCAGCCGATCGCGTACGGCGGCGTCGGGCGGGACGGCACCGGGCCGGGCGGCGGCCGATGTGCCGTCGACCGGGGAAACCGGGGAGCCGTGCACGAGGGAGCCGTGCACCGGGGTGCCGTCGACCGGGTCGGCCGCATCACCCATGCGCGCCCCATCCCTCAACCTCGCCCTCGCCCTCGCCCTCGCCTAGACCCCACCCTCGCCCCCGCCCTCGACCCCGCCCTCGTCGAAGCTGGCGAAGTACGCGGCGGCCATGTCCTCGTCGGCGTGGCCCTGGGCGGCGGCGCGGGTGAGGCGGTCGGCGCCGGCGGCGGCCACGTCGAGGCGTACGCCGTGCCGCTGTCCGGCCTCGACGATCAGGCGGGCGTCCTTGGCGGCGGTGGAGACGGCGAAGGAGGCCGGGGAGAGGCGGCCGTCGAGGATGAGCGCGGACTTGGCGCGCAGATAGCCCATGTCGAGCGGGCCGCCCTCGATGATCTCGAAGAAGGACTGCGGGTCGACGCCGAGGGCCTGGGAGAGGGCCAGGACCTCCCCGGCCGCGTTGGTGGCGGCGAGCACCCAGCTGTTGGCCACCAGCTTGAGCCGGGTCGCGGTGCCCGCCGCGCCGTCCTCGCCGGTCCAGACGGTCCGGGCGCCGACGGCGTCGAAGACGGGGGTGACCGTCTCCCGCCCCGCGACCGGCCCCGCGGCCAGCACCGTCAGCTGTCCCGCCTCCGCCGGCTGCCGCGTGCCGAGGACCGGGGCGTCGTAGAAGACCAGTCCGTGTTCGCCGGCCAGCGCGGCCAGCTCGGCGACGGTCTCGAGACCGGTCGTGGTGGACTGGACCCATGCCGTGCCCGGGCTCAGCGCGGGCGCCGCCTCGCGCATCACGTCCCGGGCGGCAGCCCCGTCGTACAGCACCGTGAGCACCACATCGGCGCCCCGCACGGCCTCGGCCGGGCTCTCGGCGATCTGCGCACCGTCGGCGGCGAGCGGCTCGGCCTTCTCCCGGGTGCGGTTCCACACCCGTACGGCGTGACCGGAACGGACGAGGTTGCGGGCCATCGCGGCCCCCATGATGCCGGTACCCAGGACACTTACGGTGAGCTTGTCGGTCATGACGTCAACTTCCTGCCGCGTACAGTGCGTTGGCAGTTTCGCAGCCCGGTGCGGGCTCGGGGGTGCTACGACACCGGGCGGCGCGCCCGCTCGAACCCGCTCGGATTCGCTCGGGTTCGCTCGGGTTCGCTCGGGTTCGCTTGCCGCGTGGGGGTCGGTGGCGGGCGGTCGTTCAGGACACTTTCCCGGTCGGACCGCATGCACGGACGGCACCGTGGGAAGACCGGGCCACGAAAGCCGGACCGCAACCGTCAAGGCACACAGCACCCGGCATCCAGCCCCAGCCCAGCCCCAGCACCCAGCACCCAGCACCCAGCACCCAGCACGACAAGCGATACAAGCGATACAAGCGACCGGCGTCGAAGGGCGAGCGATGAGCATCGACACGAACACGTCCCCGTCCTCGGAGGGACCCACGGGCGGCCTCGACGTGCGGCCGGCCTCCGGGCACATCGGCGCCGACATCCACGGCGTGGACCTCGCCGCCCCGCTCGACGACAGGACCGTCGCCGGTATCCGCGCGGCGCTGCTCCGCTGGAAGGTCGTGTTCTTCCGGGAGCAGAAGCTGGACCACGCCGGTCAGATCGCGTTCGCGCGCCGCTTCGGCGAACCGATCCGGCTGCGTTCGCGGGGTTCGGTCTCACCCGCCGGACACCCCGAGATCGAGACGACGGCCGACCGCCAGGAGCTGGGCCGCAAGCACGGCATGGACCAGGCCGAATGGCTGGAGCGCCGCCGCCACTCCACCCTCCGCGGCTGGCACGCCGACCACACCGCGCGCATCGACCCGCCCGCCCTGACGCTGCTCCGCGCCGAACGCGTGCCCCCGTACGGCGGCGACACCACCTGGGCCAACCTCGCCAGCGCCTACGCGGGCCTGTCCGAGCCGGTGCGCCGGTTCGCCGACGGACTGCGCGCCGAGCACCGCCTCGGCGTCGGCTACCTCGCCCGCTCCGGCCCCGACCCCTACCTCCGTCACCTCCAGGACCACCAGGTCGCGTCCGTCCACCCGGTCGTCCGCGTCCACCCCGAGACCGGCGAACGGATCCTGTACGTCAACCCGTACTACGTCGAGAACATCGTCGACGTCACCCGGGCCGAGAGCCGGCTGCTCCTGGAGATGTTCGTCGAGCAGATCACCCGTCCCGAGTACACGGTCCGTTTGCGGTGGGAGCCGGGTTCGGTGGCCCTCTGGGACAACCGCGCCACCGTCCACCTCGCCCCCAACGACACCGCCCACCTGGACTTCCCGCGCATCATGCACCGCGTCATGGTCGCCGGGGACCCGCCCGTCGGCGTCGACGGCACCCCGTCGAAGTCGCTCTGCGGCACGCCGCTGCACGACCGGAGCGAGTAGCCCCCGGCGAACGGGTGGTCAGGTCGCCGATCCCGGGTAAGTCGCCGAGCCCGGGTAAGTGCCGAGCCCGGGTAAGTGCCGAGCCCGGGTAAGTGCCGAGCCCGGGTAACCGGCATCGCATGGGTGACGTACTCGCCGGAACCTGCTCCTGGACGGACCGCGCGCTGCTGGCCAGCGGCCGGTATACACGCGGCCACCGCGACCCCGGGCCCCGACTCCGTTACGCCTACTCCGAGTCCGAACTCACCGCGTGGGCGCCCCGGCTGCGGGCAGCTGCCAAACAGGTCGACGAGTTGCACGTCCTCTTCCACAACTGCTGCGCCGACGCCGCCGTACGCGCTGCGGAGA from the Streptomyces sp. NBC_00310 genome contains:
- a CDS encoding DEAD/DEAH box helicase; this encodes MRELLGAGWAAVFLPGEPARLGRLLLWRPTGAAAGDSTVPTGLETEAVELVLPHGRSVRRRRAEGYALPVAVAVSALVNAEPTHPSGAAWQAATRFALRLLADGRLHPALTPAGYDTWQVGPLTAAQRRTLDALAAAFPPHAHCLPEPGPAPVRIAEPAALVRQFCDAVADDLVRTPAAPLAMGALPYAWREARAVPTLREWAEETQAALTADVSVSLRVDVPEGRRRQFRAVLQLHTAADPALVIEAARLWSEPTEVERLLGPRAETETLLALRRGARAWPPLRRLLDDAAPDQLRLTDDEAFDLLGDATDALRAAGVDVHWPRDLVKALTATAEIGQRTAPGSAAGGLLDTEALLDFRWQVSLGGEPLTEAEMDALAESRRPLVRLRDQWVVADPKLVARAKRRRMEPLTPMEALSAALTGEAERSEMGVPPAGGWGRDGDWVPCAAVGALGDLVARIRDPESRTLVPQPAALKATLREYQKRGLAWLAEMCALGLGGCLADDMGLGKTITLLALHLHRQNDPTTAGPTLVVCPASLLGNWQREAARFAPLTPVRRYHGGDRHLGDLAGDEIVLVTYGVLRRDREVLAETAWSLVAADEAQHVKNPYAVTARELRALPARARVALTGTPVENNLSELWALLDWTTPGLLGSLTAFRDRHARAIEAGEDPEAAERLSRLVRPFLLRRKKSDPGIAPELPPKTETDHVVPLTAEQTSLYEAQVRETMAKIAESEGIARRGLVLKLLTALKQICNHPAQYLKEHSLRRSTPLRGRSGKLDLLDELLDTITAEGESVLVFTQYKQMAALLEKHLAERGVPTLFLHGATPVTRREEMVDRFQRGEVPVFLLSLKAAGTGLNLTRATHVVHYDRWWNPAVEDQATDRAYRIGQDKPVQVHKLLAEGTVEDKVAKLLEAKRALADAVVGSGEAALTELSDADLAELVALGRRS
- a CDS encoding SWIM zinc finger family protein; this translates as MSPAVPGPRRAPTRGRRAFAATWWGQAWVAALEDSTLDAGRLSRGRTYARKGMVGPVTVAPGKVSAAVQGSRPRPYRSSVHLPVLTDPQWDTLLDTIAARAGHLAALLDDEMPAELVDDARHAGVPLLPLPTELDPECSCPDWGYPCKHAAALCYAIAATIDTDPFVLFALRGRGREEVFAQLRALRTAAQETAAPPAPAGIPAAAAYAHWAEEPPALPELPEPAAHTTALPVAPPSGTGLAAADLERLMADVTVRAARLLAGDTADLHLTQHQDAVRIAANNPGPEWFHHLIQNTGTKPTAFARLTRAWRHGGPTGITVAEQPYAPDPTVMKAARTALDAALAEMTDSPAHLRTWRNRLTLTHHGIQLRLGPDARWYPYLQDDDGEWWPAAPADTDPVIALTAAWSQNGE
- a CDS encoding cation:proton antiporter regulatory subunit, translating into MGAPRLSSTPLPGIGVRYDLTTREQRRISVVAHRDGARTLSAYRQDDPDACALSVRLTSGEATALVDALAPDHHSPTLLSTTELGLVAERIELASTSHWNGRVLGDTRMRTETGASIVAVLRRAEAIPSPTPDFRLAGGDTLIVIGTREGVEAAAATLGRE
- a CDS encoding cation:proton antiporter, yielding MRSAGEFLAESSATHSSAVFLVEFGAIILGLGLLGRFAGRFRLSPIPLYLLAGLAFGEGGLLPLGTSEEFVAIGAEIGVILLLLMLGLEYTASDLVSNLKTQYPAGLVDAALNALPGAAMALLLGWGPVAAVVLAGVTWISSSGVIAKVLGDLGRLGNRETPVVLSILVLEDLSMAVYLPIVTALLAGVGLAAGSATLAVALGTAGVVLLVAVRYGRHISRFVSSDDPEKLLLVVLGVTLVVAGLAQQLQVSAAVGAFLVGIALSGEVAEGAHSLLAPLRDLFAAVFFVFFGLHTDPASIPPVLLPALVLAVVTALTKIATGYWAARRAGISAKGRWRAGGTLVARGEFSIVIAGLAVTAGIEPSLGPLATAYVLILVIAGPLTARWTEPVAMWVTGRRLRGHAAAGPGEGGTPPTASAASAGAAGAHEALDGQGAADRT
- a CDS encoding pyridoxamine 5'-phosphate oxidase family protein: MGDAADPVDGTPVHGSLVHGSPVSPVDGTSAAARPGAVPPDAAVRDRLTAEKNVWLCTVRPDGAPHVTPVWFVFLRGSWWIGADGGSVKVRNIERFARVSLALEDGGSPVVAEGTAVVRRGPFPPDLADLADVTEAFAAKYGWDVTAPHRPGETRVLLEVPVRRWLLAGTAQ
- a CDS encoding NAD(P)-dependent oxidoreductase, which gives rise to MTDKLTVSVLGTGIMGAAMARNLVRSGHAVRVWNRTREKAEPLAADGAQIAESPAEAVRGADVVLTVLYDGAAARDVMREAAPALSPGTAWVQSTTTGLETVAELAALAGEHGLVFYDAPVLGTRQPAEAGQLTVLAAGPVAGRETVTPVFDAVGARTVWTGEDGAAGTATRLKLVANSWVLAATNAAGEVLALSQALGVDPQSFFEIIEGGPLDMGYLRAKSALILDGRLSPASFAVSTAAKDARLIVEAGQRHGVRLDVAAAGADRLTRAAAQGHADEDMAAAYFASFDEGGVEGGGEGGV
- a CDS encoding TauD/TfdA dioxygenase family protein; translated protein: MSIDTNTSPSSEGPTGGLDVRPASGHIGADIHGVDLAAPLDDRTVAGIRAALLRWKVVFFREQKLDHAGQIAFARRFGEPIRLRSRGSVSPAGHPEIETTADRQELGRKHGMDQAEWLERRRHSTLRGWHADHTARIDPPALTLLRAERVPPYGGDTTWANLASAYAGLSEPVRRFADGLRAEHRLGVGYLARSGPDPYLRHLQDHQVASVHPVVRVHPETGERILYVNPYYVENIVDVTRAESRLLLEMFVEQITRPEYTVRLRWEPGSVALWDNRATVHLAPNDTAHLDFPRIMHRVMVAGDPPVGVDGTPSKSLCGTPLHDRSE
- a CDS encoding DUF72 domain-containing protein, with protein sequence MGDVLAGTCSWTDRALLASGRYTRGHRDPGPRLRYAYSESELTAWAPRLRAAAKQVDELHVLFHNCCADAAVRAAETMRRILAGR